A window of the Parambassis ranga chromosome 17, fParRan2.1, whole genome shotgun sequence genome harbors these coding sequences:
- the LOC114450379 gene encoding lactosylceramide 1,3-N-acetyl-beta-D-glucosaminyltransferase A-like, whose amino-acid sequence MFLNFRRMRKCKWLQLMTTCLVLSVVMVCWEQMENSVFSHVKSYSYRYLVNGFTYINKSLTIPREQARTFSNFDYLLDHPDKCVNKDVLLLLFVKTSPENIERRNAIRSTWGNETYIQKSLGVTVRVMFVLGAIQTKKEEPLWSKRRGQKKLVQEDSLHGDLVQQDFLDSFHNLTLKLILQFHWKHHHCAHARFLMTADDDIFVHMPNLVSYLQDVSSRGVTDFWIGRVHRGAPPIRNKDSKYYVSYEMYQWLSYPDYTAGAGYVVSRDVADKVYHATLTLNASLYIDDVFMGICANAVGVSPQEHVYFSGENKAPYHPCIFDRMMTSHGHVEDIYDLWKAATHPRVKQRTSGLTGRLYCAAVKMALLCNPYHFTTYPCKAAFL is encoded by the coding sequence ATGTTTTTGAATTTCCGCCGCATGCGAAAATGCAAgtggctgcagctgatgacCACCTGCTTGGTGCTGTCAGTAGTCATGGTCTGCTGGGAGCAGATGgaaaacagtgttttcagtCACGTCAAGTCCTACTCTTACCGCTACCTGGTCAACGGCTTCACCTATATTAACAAAAGCCTCACCATCCCACGGGAACAGGCCAGAACCTTCAGCAACTTTGACTACCTGCTGGACCACCCTGATAAATGTGTCAACAAggatgtcctcctcctcctctttgtcaaaACATCCCCAGAGAATATTGAGAGGCGAAATGCTATCAGGTCCACCTGGGGTAATGAGACCTACAttcaaaagtctcttggagTGACTGTCAGGGTGATGTTTGTCTTGGGAGCAATTCAGACCAAGAAGGAGGAGCCTTTGTGGAGCAAAAGGAGAGGCCAGAAGAAGCTGGTCCAGGAGGATAGTCTCCATGGTGATTTGGTCCAACAAGACTTTTTAGACTCCTTCCACAACCTGACTCTGAAGCTTATCCTGCAGTTCCACTGGAAGCACCATCACTGTGCACACGCCCGCTTTCTCATGACTGCTGATGATGACATCTTTGTCCACATGCCCAACCTAGTGAGCTACCTGCAGGATGTGAGCAGCAGAGGTGTCACAGACTTCTGGATAGGTCGAGTGCACAGAGGGGCACCACCCATTCGCAACAAGGACAGCAAATACTATGTTTCCTATGAGATGTACCAATGGTTGTCTTACCCTGACTACACAGCTGGGGCCGGATATGTGGTCTCCAGGGACGTTGCGGACAAAGTCTACCACGCCACGCTGACCCTAAATGCCTCTCTTTACATAGATGACGTGTTCATGGGCATCTGCGCCAACGCCGTCGGCGTGTCACCACAGGAGCATGTCTATTTCTCAGGGGAGAACAAGGCACCTTACCACCCATGCATCTTTGACCGGATGATGACCTCACACGGCCATGTGGAGGACATTTACGACCTGTGGAAGGCAGCAACACACCCACGGGTGAAACAGAGGACCTCTGGCCTCACAGGGAGGCTGTACTGCGCAGCTGTGAAAATGGCTCTTCTTTGTAATCCCTATCATTTTACAACCTACCCCTGCAAAGCAGCCTTTTTGTAG